The bacterium genome includes a region encoding these proteins:
- a CDS encoding DUF2007 domain-containing protein: MITLSIHATVFEAEMVRSVLADAGIEAFILNPHAHELYPGVLGGVELQVMEHELEEAKKFLEKFNADNDSNSDWDDT, encoded by the coding sequence ATGATCACTCTCTCAATCCATGCCACGGTTTTCGAAGCCGAGATGGTCCGATCGGTGCTTGCCGATGCCGGGATCGAAGCGTTTATCCTCAATCCCCACGCACACGAACTATACCCCGGTGTCCTGGGAGGAGTCGAACTGCAGGTAATGGAACATGAGCTGGAAGAAGCAAAGAAATTTCTCGAAAAATTCAATGCGGATAATGATTCAAATTCTGACTGGGACGATACCTGA
- a CDS encoding cold-shock protein: MAEGTVKWFSDSKGFGFIEQADGPDVFVHFSAVQGDGFKTLSEGQRVSFEVTEGPKGPQAANVTIL; the protein is encoded by the coding sequence ATGGCAGAGGGAACAGTAAAGTGGTTCAGCGATTCGAAGGGTTTCGGTTTTATCGAGCAGGCTGACGGACCGGATGTTTTCGTGCACTTTTCGGCCGTTCAGGGAGATGGGTTCAAGACTCTCTCCGAGGGCCAGCGCGTGAGCTTCGAGGTTACCGAGGGCCCCAAGGGTCCCCAGGCCGCCAACGTCACGATCCTGTAA